The proteins below are encoded in one region of Belonocnema kinseyi isolate 2016_QV_RU_SX_M_011 chromosome 5, B_treatae_v1, whole genome shotgun sequence:
- the LOC117173672 gene encoding uncharacterized protein K02A2.6-like: protein MREFVSQYIRRCINRLYFKAPSSKKSGYLHPLEKGMFPFKSVHVDHAGPYVISERANKYVGAIVCGYSKYTLLKAVKEQSAVEVFQMIKGFIAHYGKPDRIISDRGTAFTAAKFEKCCEEYNIQHVKIAPEWPRANGQVEQTNRVLTSRLASVTVDDENRDWNDKLWDVQ from the coding sequence ATGCGTGAGTTTGTGAGCCAGTACATAAGACGGTGTATCAACCGCCTCTATTTTAAGGCACCTAGCAGTAAAAAATCGGGATATTTACACCCGTTGGAAAAGGGGATGTTCCCTTTTAAAAGCGTTCATGTTGATCACGCGGGGCCGTATGTTATTTCAGAACGCGCGAATAAATACGTGGGTGCAATAGTCTGTGGGTACAGCAAGTACACGCTCCTGAAAGCTGTGAAAGAACAGTCGGCCGTGGAAGTTTTCCAGATGATTAAAGGATTTATTGCCCATTACGGGAAACCGGATCGGATAATTAGCGATAGGGGTACTGCGTTTACTGCAGCGAAGTTCGAAAAATGTTGTGAAGAATATAACATTCAACACGTGAAAATTGCGCCTGAGTGGCCGCGCGCTAATGGTCAGGTAGAGCAAACAAATCGAGTGCTCACGTCTCGTCTCGCTAGTGTCACGGTGGATGACGAAAATCGCGACTGGAACGACAAATTGTGGGACGTTCAATAG